The DNA sequence ATTCGAGCAATTCGTAGGCACTCTTGCCCGGGCCGGGCAGATCGTTCGGGTCGATGCCCCACACCTCGGCCACATGCGCGCGGGCGGCGGGATCGGTGATCTTGCGGTAGCCCGGCAGTTGATCGGCCTTCTGGCCGTGTTCGCGGCCACCCTGCCCGTTCCCCTGACCCGTGATGCAGCCGTATCCGCTGCCCTCACGACCGCACAGGCCCAGGGCCAGGGACAGGCCGATGACGGCACTGACCGTGTCTGTACCGCTCGAATGTTGTTCGGCGCCACGAGCTGTCAGCACATACGCACCTTTGCCCGTCGCGCGGGCGCCGGCGAGCATCGCAACCGTGCGACGCAACGCACTCACCGGGACCCCGGTGACACGCTCGGTACGTTCGGGCCACCATTGGGCAGCCGCCCGCCAGAAGTCGTCGAAGCCGTTGGTCCGGTCGGCGACGTAGTCGAGATCGGCATAACCCTCGGTGACCGCGATGTGCGCGAGCCCCAGTGCCAGAGGCAGATCCGTGCCCGGCGACAGTTGCAGATGTACACCGCCGTCGGCGACCGCCCGCTCCACCGTGGCGGTCCGGCGTGGGTCTGCGACCACCAGCCCGCCGGCTCGTGCGGCTGTCATCAGATGACCGACCATCGGCGGCATGGTCTCGGCGACGTTGCCGCCGAGGATGACGATGCACTCTGCCGAACCGAGATCGGCGAGTGGGAAGGGCAATCCACGATCCAGGCCGAACGACTTGATGCCCGCGGCCGCGGCCGAACTCATGCAGAAGCGGCCGTTGTAGTCAATGTTCGACGTACCCAGTGCCACCCGGGCGAACTTGCCCAGCTGGTAAGCCTTTTCGTTGGTCAATCCACCGCCGCCGAAGATCCCGACCGCGTCAGCGCCGTACTCGCTGCGGGCCCGGGCGAATCCGGACGCGACGACGTCGAGCGCGTCCTCCCACGTAGTGGGCGTCAAAACACCGTTGCGCCGCACCAACGGAGCGGTCAGGCGGTTGGGGTTGCGCAGCACATCGGCAGCGGTCCAACCCTTCTGGCACAGACCGCCCCGATTGGTGGGGAACTGCCGCGGCGTGACCACGGCATCGGCGGCTCCGTTGCCGCTGATGTTCATCGCACACTGCAGACCGCAATACGGGCAGTGTGTGGCGGTCCCGACCGACCCCGCGGCGAACTCGCCGGCGGAGCGGTTGCCCGGCTCGCCGAGGGGCAGATCGATGGACACGGCTTCAGCAGTCATGATCAGGCGGTGACCGGTGTGGTGGTGGACGAGTCCTCGAGCGCGCGGGTCGTGTCGGTCGATTCGATCGACCGGCGGACGTAGAACCAATAGGTGATGCCGGCGGCCACCACATAGAAGGCCAGGAAGATCCAGAATGCCTGCGTGGCAGACTGATTCGACTTGTAGCTGTCTCGCAGAACCAGGTTGATGGCCACGCCGCCGAGTCCACCGAACGCTCCGGCGATACCGATCAGGGCTCCGGACATCGACCGCGACCAGTTGGCCTTGCCGAGCGGATTGAGCGCAGGGTTGACCTTTGCTTTGTGTTCCCAGATCGCCGGGATGATCTTGTACACCGAACCGTTGGCGATACCCGAGATGACGAAGAGCAACACGAAGCCGATGACAAAGGCGGTGAGGGTGCCACCGGTGATCTTCTTGTCGTTGGCATCGGACAGGGCACTGGCAGCCACGAGGATGGACGACGCGGCCACCATCGAGATGAAGCAGTACATCGTGATCTTGCCGCCACCGATCTTGTCGGCGAGCTTGCCACCGTAAGGCCGGCTGATCGACCCGAGAAGTGGTCCGATCCAGGCGATCTGGGCTGCGGCGAGGGCCGGCTTGGTGGCGCCGTTGGCGGTGAACGAGATGTTGAGCACCTGACTGAAGGCGAATCCGAATCCGATGAACGAACCGAATGTTCCGACGTAGAGCAGCGAGATGATCCACGTGTCCTTGTACTTCAGCGTCTCGAGCATCGCCTTGCCGCTCGAGGTCTGGTGGTCGAGGTTGTCCATGTAGAGCGCTGCACCCACACTGGCGACCGCGAGCAGCACCAGGTAGATGGCGCAGAGGATCTCGGGCTTGTCCGAGGCCACCCAGATCACGAACAGACCGACCAACTGGATCGCGGGGACACCGATGTTGCCACCACCGGCGTTGAGGCCTAAGGCCCAGCCCTTGAGCCGCTGCGGGTAGAAGGCGTTGATGTTGGTCATCGAGGAGGCGAAGTTTCCGCCACCGAAGCCGGTGAGTGCGGCGACGAAGAGGAACCATCCGAACCCGAAGTCACCGGGGTTCAACACCAGCATCAACGTCAGACCCGTGGGGATCATCAGGACAACCGCGGAGAAGATCGCCCAGTTGCGGCCGCCGAAGATGGCGGTTGCCTGGGTGTAGGGAATCCGCAGACACGAACCGACAAATGTGGCGGTGGCGCCGATGACGAACTTCTGGTCGAGGCTGATGCCGTATTCCGGTCCGAGGAGCAGCGCGAGAGCCGAGAACATGGACCAGATCGAGAATCCGACGTGTTCGCAGATCACGGACCAGATCAGATTGCGCTTGGCGATGGCAGCGTTGCCGTTGTCCCAAGCCTCTACATCCTCTGGATCCCAGTCGGTGATGTAGTGCTTTCGTTTGGTGCCAGTAACGGTCACTAGGCCCTCCTCAGGGGTCCGGCGCGAATTGGCGGGTGCCTGAGGAGAACGGTAGGAAACGGGTGTTGCCGCAATTTTGCATTCAGTGACCGAACAATCACAGTGTTCTCACTCCGGTCCGTCACCGAACGTGAGAAGGCCGGAACACAAAAACCCGCCAACTGGTGGGCCGAACTGAGTATCCCCAGCTCAGAGGGCGCTGTCAGACGAGAAAGCGCACCATGTCGGCTACGCGCTGCAGGCCGGGAAGGGCTCCAGCGGTGGATCGCGGATGTAACGCGTGCACCGCAAGACGAAACATCACGGCCCGCAACATCATCTGCGGCCACTCGGGCAGGTCTTCCCAGCGGTCCACGAGACCATCGTCTGCGCCGCCCCAGGCGAGCGCATCGACCACCACGACGGCGGCCGCCCACGCTGCAGGTCGCCAATACGGCGTGATGTCCGTGATCCCGGGGGCCGCGGCGCCGGCGAACAGAACCGTGCCGAACAGGTCACCGTGGACCAGCTGGGACGGCGACGACACCTTGGTGCGCAGCTTTGCAAGCGTGTGCAGGATCTCCAGACTGGTGACCCCGTCGGGTGACGTGGGGTCGCCCATGCCCGCGGCCTTTGCCGAACGCAACGGCACATCGTCCCAGGCCGCGCGGTCGGCGGCGGTGAACACGTCGACGTCGTTGTACGGCGGTGCGGGAGGCTGCATCAGGAATCTCGGCCGTTCGAGCTCGGCGGTCGCCTCGTGCAGCCGGTCGGCCAGCGAGACTACTTCGTCGTAACGCGGTTCCGGAGTTCCGGCGATGTAGGTGTCCGCTCGCCAGCCCGACACCACGTACCGGCCGTCGGACGATCGCACAGGGCGCGCGATGCGGACGCCTTCGACATATAGGGTTTCTCTGACCTTGGCCGACCAGGCAGCCCGGGCGTGGTCGGGAACCAGCGACAACACCGTCTCGCCGATCCGCCAGCCACCTTCCCAGCCCTCACCGAGAGCCACGACGGGATGTTGCGTCAGCCCGAAGGTCTGCAGCACATGCTCCGGAGGCTCGACGGAGGTCAAGTCAGAAGTCACCCGTCAAACGTTACCGGCGTGACCGCGAGATTCAGAGCAGGCAGCGCAGGTGTCGCCGCACCAGCGCCCGTACCTGCCACAGGTGGCAGATACGGTCAGTAGACCGGCAACGCCGGATCGACCTGCTTGGCCCACGCGGTGATCCCTCCCTGCAGATGGGTGGCGTCGGAGAAACCGGCCTTCTTGACCGCGGCCAGCGCCTCTGCGGACCGGATCCCGGTCTTGCAATAGAGCACCGCCGGCCGGTCCTGTGGCAGCTGGGCCAACCCCTCGCCTGACTCGATGTCGCCCTTGGGGATCAGGGTGGCGCCGTCGATCCGGACGATGTCCCACTCCACCGGCTCACGTACGTCGATCAGGGCGATCTTCTCGCCGGAGTCCAGCCGCTGCTTGAGTTCGACGGCGGTCAGCGTCGAGTCGGCCGCAGCCGAGACACCCTCATCCGACACGACGCCGCAAAATGCGTCGTAATCGATCAGTTCGGTGATCTTCGGCGCCTCCGGATCCTTGCGGAGCTTGATGGTGCGGTACCGCATGTCCAGCGCGTCGTACACCATCAGTCGGCCGAGCAGCGTCTCGCCGATACCGGTGATGAGCTTGATCGCCTCGGTTCCCATGATCGACCCGATCGATGCGCACAGGATTCCGAGCACGCCGCCCTCGGCGCACGACGGCACCATCCCGGGCGGCGGGGCCTCGGGATAGAGATCGCGGTAGTTGAGACCGAGTCCGTCCGGCGCATCTTCCCAGAACACCGAGGCCTGGCCCTCGAACCGGTAGATCGAACCCCACACATACGGTTTGCCCGCGAGGACAGCCGCATCGTTGACCAGGTAGCGCGTCGCGAAGTTGTCGGTGCCGTCCACGATCAGGTCATAGGCGCTGAACAGTTCGATCGCGTTGTCGTTGTCCAGTCGCACCTTGTGGGTGTTCACCGTGACGAGCGGATTGATCTCGAGGATGGAGTCGCGCGCGGAATCGGCTTTCGGCCGGCCGACATCGGCCTGCCCGTGGATCACCTGACGCTGGAGATTCGATTCGTCAACCTCGTCGAACTCGACGATGCCGATCGTTCCGACCCCGGCTGCCGCGAGGTAGAGCAACGCCGGGGAACCGAGTCCACCCGCGCCGATCACCAGCACCTTGGCGTTCTTCAGACGCTTCTGCCCGTCGACACCGAGGTCGGGGATGATCAGGTGCCTGCTGTATCTGGCGACCTCGTCGCGGGTCAGTTCGGCAGCGGGTTCGACCAGTGGCGGCAACGTTGACATCTCGGGCTCCTCACGAAGTGCGCGTGACGGTGATGGTCGTCGGTCCGGCCACCCCACGTAGGTGCAACGAGCATTTGCCCGGGAAGATTCCGGCAGCCCCGGCCTGTGCGGTGGCCGAGCTCAGCGTTCCGGGAAAGGCCAGGGGTTGGGGTTGCAGACGTAGTCGCGGTTGGCCTTCATGTCCGGATCGAGCGCCATGATCTCGCTGTTCGCGGTGCCGAACGTCTGCTGCATCATGATCGGCGCCAGGGACCCGTTCATCTTGCAGGGCTCATGCGCCTCGAACCCGATCGCATGCCCGATCTCGTGATTGATCAGATATTGCCGATAGCCGAGATCGTCTCCCTGATACGACGTCGCGCCGCGGACCCATCGCGCCTCGTTGAGCGTGACCCGGGATTCCGGCGGGTAGTAGCAGGAGGTCTCGAGCTTGATCTCGTATCCGCACAGCTGCCGCGTGGTGTCGGGGGACGTGAGCGTCACCCGGAAATCGGGCTCGCCGTTGTCGATCCGACGGAATGACACGGTGCCGTCGCCGATCCAGCTCTTCGGGTTGGCGAGTGTTGTGTCGATCAATTTGGCGAACGTGGGGTCCCCGCCGAAGTCGCCCGACGCCAGGCCGTTCTCGACCTCGACGGTGTAGGTGTACTCCTGTCCCCCGGTGCCCACGCGAGTCGTGGTCCCGGGCACCACGTGATAACCGGCCGCGCCTTTCTCTGTGAAAGGACCGCCTGCGGGCAGGACACCGGCAGGCAGTTGCTCTAGCGGCACAGACTTCGGGGGTGCACCGATGGCGGTGGTCTGATCCCGCACGTTGGTGTTGCGAACGGCATCGGGATCGGAGTCGACAACCCGGTCGGAGCCACCGTCCTGGTGGGATTGGACGGTGAGGACGATCATCACGATCGTCAGCACGACGAGGACGGGGATGGCGTACGCCCGCCAACCGTAGGTGGTGACGAATCGACCCACCGCCGATTGCTTCTTACGGTCCTTCGCGCGGTCCGCACGCGGTCTGCCCGGTTCGTCGATGGGATCCCAGCGGGCACGTAACGGCTGGTCAGGGGCGGGCCGACCGGAGACGGGACGGTGTACGTCGGTCTGCTGGTTCGCGAGGTGGGCGTCGGCCTCTGCCGCACGCCTGGCGGCGCGGCGCGCCCGATCGACGGTCCTGCTGGTCTGATCGGGGTCGGCACTTCGCCGCTTCCGCTCCGCGCCGGCGGTACGACGGGTCCGTTCGGAGTCGGCGGTCTCGCGCGGTGTACGCCGCGTTTCCGTCGGTCCCGAGCCGCCAGCACCAGTCACCGTTAAACCTTCTCACAGGCATCCGCGATTCATCTGTAGGCAACCACCGGTGGCGCACATCCCGGGCGGATATACCCTCGAACCATGACTGAATCGGCTGCCGCAGGCACCGGAACGAACTCGACCACCGCCGGCGGCGGACGTCGGAGCGTCCGGATGCCGCGCAGCGCGCGGCGACTACAACTGTTGGACGCCGCCAGCGAGATCTTCGTCGAGCGCGGCTACCACTCGGCAGGGATGGACGAGATCGCCGTACACGCCGGGGTCAGCAAACCTGTTCTCTATCAACACTTTCCGAGCAAGCTCGACCTGTACCTCGCGGTCCTCGACTCCCACGCCGAGTCGATGGTGAACCGGGTCACCGGGGCCCTGCTCAGCTCCACCGACAACCGTCATCGGGTGCGTGCCGCTGTGCAGGCGTTCTTCGATTTCATCGACGAGGACAGCCAGGGATACCGGCTCATCTTCCGTTCGGACGCCCTCGATCCGGCCGCGATCAGGCGTGTCGAAGGCGCAACCGAAGCGTGCGTCGACGCCGTCTACGGACTGGTGATGCACGACTCGGGGCTCGATCCGCACCGGTCGAGGATGCTGGCAGCCGGGCTGGTGGGGGCCAGCCAGGTCAACGCCCGGCACTGGCTGGACGCCAAGCGCCCGGTGACCAAGGAAGAGGCCGTGGACATCACGGTGACCATGCTCTGGGGCGGACTGTCCCGAGTGCCGCTTCAGCAGTCCTCCGGCATCCTCGAGAATTAGCCCGGCCCGTCGGCCGAGCGTCAGATGGCGCCGAAACCGACCTTGCGCGCATCGGAGATGCCGACCTCGACGTAGGCGATCTTGGTGACAGGAATCAGGAAACGTGCGCCCTTGTCGTCCTGCAGACGCAGCAGCTGGTCGCCGCCGGCCAGCGCGGACTCCACCGCAGCATGGGCGTCATCACTGCTCTGATCGGTGTGCACCACGATCTCGCGTGCACTGTCGGTGATCCCGATCTTCACATCAACGGCCACAGAATCCTCCACAGGTCTTCACGATTGGATCTCACAGGTCGAGCTCGGTGAACAGGTCCCGACTCTCGTTCCAAGGCTAGTCGCACTCACGAGTGCCGACGACGCCAGCCCGGACGCGGCGGCTCAGCCCAGGCCCATGTCGGCCATCCGGCGAGCGTGCCGCTCCTGGATGGAATCGAAGAACGTCACGATCCGGTTCAGATCGGACTGGACCGAGAACAGCAGCTCGGTCAATTCCTCCTGGCCGGCGAGCACGTACTGCGTCTGGGTGATCGCCTCCCCGAGAAGCCGGCGCCCCCAGAGGGTGAGGGGCGAATTCAGATCGGGGTCTGCGGCGACCGCGTCACGGACGGCGGTGGCGGCGAAGTCCGAATGCCCGGTCTCCGACATCACCTTGCGGACCACGGCCTCGGCCTCAGGCGGAAGGGTGCCCGCGATCTCGAGATAGAAATCCGCGGCCAGACCATCGCCGACGTAGGCCTTGACCAGCGACTCCTGCCAACTGCTCGGCACAGTCGACGCGTGGTAGCGCTCGAGTACGGCCTCGTACTTCTCGATCGCGTCGTACACGTCCACCCCGCGCGCACGCAGTTCGTCCTGCAGGATCTCGAAGTGGGCCATCTCCGCGGCGGCCATGCTGGCCATCGCCACGCGTCCCCGGATTCCCGGGGCCATCGCGGCCTCGGAGGTCAGGCGGTAGAACGCGGCCAGTTCACCGCACGCCAGAACCCCGAAGAGTTCGGTGATTCCAGGGTGATCGAAGGGAACCGAGGTGGCGACATCCGACACCGGCGGTTCGGTTTGTGAACCAGACGACATGGTCTCCAGTGTAGTCAGCAGCTCACCGTCCGCGGCGACTCAGCACGCGGGCAAAGCTGGACGGACATCCGGCGGCTCGCCGACTCGATGTTGGCAATATGCCGAGGACACGTACACTGCGAGGAGTAAGCCAAGCGCCTTAGCTGGCTCACACGGACATTGTGCGCGCACCGACGGCAGCCCGATTGAATTAAATCGGCCCGATTCGCCCGATACCGGTCATGCGAGTCCTCGACAGATCGAGGATCCAGACCCGGCCTGTTGGTTGATTCTTGCAGTGCGCGCGGGACAGCACTTTGCGGAAGGCAATCAACTGAACACCGACAATCACACCTCAGATACGAACACCGAGACCGCAGTCTCCCTGGACGACGTCGTCGAGGCCGAAGAGCACGTCATCGTCGCCGAGGACCACGTCTCCCCCACCTTCGCCGAGCTCGGCGTCCGGCAGGAGATCGTCAACGCCCTCGCCGCCGACGGCATCACGAACACCTTCGCGATCCAGGAGCTCACGCTTCCCCTGGCCATGGCGGGCGATGACCTCATCGGCCAGGCACGGACCGGCATGGGCAAGACCCTCGGCTTCGGCGTCCCCCTGTTGCAGCGGGTGTCGCAGGCCACCGCGGAAGCCGGCGAGCCCGGCATCCGCAAGCTCGACGGCACTCCCCGCGCGCTGATCATCGTGCCCACGCGCGAGCTGTGCATCCAGGTGACCGACGACCTCGAGGTCGCGGCCAAGGGCCTGCACGTCGACACCGCGGACGGGCAGAACCGGCCCATCCGCCTGCTCTCGATCTTCGGCGGCCGGCCGTTCGAGCACCAGATCAGCGAGCTGAAGATCGGCATCGACGTCGTGGTGGGCACTCCCGGGCGTCTGCTCGACCTCGCCCGCCAGGGCCACTTGATCCTGGGCAAGGTGCAGGTCCTGGTTCTCGACGAGGCCGACGAGATGCTCGACCTGGGATTCCTTCCCGACATCGAACGAATCATGAGCTCGCTGCCGGATGCCCGTCAGACCATGCTCTTCTCGGCCACGATGCCCGGACCGATCGTGACCCTGGCCCGCACATTCTTGACCAAGCCGACGCACATCCGCGCCGAGCACGCCAACGATTCGGCGATCCACGAGCGCACCACCCAGTACGTGTACCGCGCGCACGCCCTCGACAAGGCCGAGCTCGTGGCCCGCATCCTTCAGGCCGAGGGTCGCGGCGCCACAATGGTTTTCACCCGGACCAAGCGCACAGCCCAGAAGGTCGCCGACGACCTCGCCGAGCGCGGGTTCGCCGTCGGTGCCGTTCACGGAGACCTGGGACAGGTCGCGCGCGAGAAGGCCCTGACGGCCTTCCGCGAAGGGCGCATCAACGTACTCGTGGCCACCGATGTCGCCGCCCGAGGAATCGACATCGACGACGTCACCCACGTCATCAACTACCAGTGCCCCGACGACGAGAAGACCTACGTGCACCGCATCGGCCGCACGGGGCGCGCCGGACGGACCGGTATCGCCGTGACGCTGGTCGACTGGGACGAGTTGCACCGCTGGGAGATGATCAGCAAGGCGCTCGACCTGGCAAAGGACGAGCCCGCCGAAACCTATTCCAGCTCACCGCATCTGCGTTCCGACCTCAACATCCCGGAGACGGCCAACGGCCGGATCGGATCGGGCGGCGCGGCGCGCGAAGACCGCAAAGAACGTGAACCCCGCTCGGGTGGTCGTTCGTCGGGGTCGGGTCGCCGGGAATCGGGAAGCCGAGAATCGACAGGCCGCGAATCCGGCCAGCGCGAGGGTGGCCAGCGCCCGTCTCGTCAGCGTCGTCGCACCCGCGGCGGCACACCAGGCGAAGGCGCCGGTGTGTCCGGTGAAGCGCCCACCACCACCGAGTCCGCGAGCACCGGTTCGGCCGCCTCGACCGCGCCGTCGGAGACTTCCGGACCGGGCACCGAGGGCGGCAGCGACCGTCCGCGGCGTCGTCGACGTCGACGTGGCGGGCAGACCTCGGGCGGCGCCGAAGGCAACGGTGAGACCGTGAGCAACACCTCGGAGTAACTGACGGTGCCAAAGCCTGAGCGGCGGACACGGGTCGATCTCGCGGTGGCCGCGGTCATCGTTGTGGTGATCGTCGTTGCAGGCGTTGCCATCTGGTCCACCAGTGCCGTGCGCGGGACCAGCTCGGACCCCACTCAGAACTCGGCACCCCTTCCGACCTCGGCATCGTCGGTACCGTCGGGCCTCACCGAGGCCTGGCGCGCTGCCAGCAACGCGACCACAGTGCCCGTGGTGATCGGCCCGGTGGTGGTCACCGGCGACGGCGGGGCCGTCATCGGACACGACCCGTCGACGGGTCGTCAACTCTGGTCCTATCGCCGCGACCTGCCGCTGTGCGGGGTTGCCGGCTGGCCCGGGTCGGGACGCGATTACGTCATCGCGGTCTATCGCAATGCCCGGGGCTGCAGCGAGGTGACAGCTCTCTACTCCGCGACCGGGCAACGCGCGGCGTCCCGTAGTAGCGACGCCGACAGCACTCTCGACTTCAGCGTCGAGAAGGACTACTTCCTGGCACAGGGCGACACCCGGTTGGAGACGTGGCGCAGCGATCTGGTGCGCACCATCGAATACGGTCGCGTGGACGCACCCGTGAACCCAGGCGCACAACCGCGGTCGGGCTGCGAGTTGCTCTCCAGCGCAATCGGTTCCGGTCGGGTGGCAGTCGTCGAGCGGTGCGGGATCGAACCCGGGTACCGATTGACGGTTCTCGGTGCGACGCTGGACAAAGACGAGAAGCTGGACGAGCAGGGGTCGACGCTGATCACGGCCGATCTGGGTTCACCACCCCGCGTGGTGGCGGTCGGTGCGAACGGCGTGGCCGTCTACGTCTCGTCGCCGAGCCCCATGCTCGAGTCCTACGCACTCGACGGCACCCTGCGCGGCCGCACCACCCTGCTGGGTCGTGCGGTGGGTGTCGAGAGCAAGCCGGTCAGCAGCGGCGGGCTCATCACCTTCTGGACCGGCGAGGCCACTGTGGTCCTGGACGCGAGCACGCTGCAGGCCCGATTCCAGGTGCCGGCGACGTTGGGACCCGGCGTGGTGATGGCAGGTTCTCTGCTGCTGCCCAGTGCGTCGGGCATCAGCGAACACAACATCGTCGACGGCCGGCCGGTACGGTCGATCCCGGTGCAGCGCAGCGGCTACGGCGGCGGCATCATCACACTCGGTCTGATCGGCGACAACCTCGTCCAGCAATGGGGATCGACCATCTCGGTACTGAAACCCTCCGCGGCCTAGGTGTAATGACCAGGGACGTTGTGAACGGTGTGGCACCAGTAAATAGGTGAGGACCTCCGGTATCGGTGTGGTTACCACAACTACAGCGACTACCAAGAGGTCCTCATGTCCCACGCTAATGCCTTGCTCGCTCCGAAGGGCAGATTGAAACTCGCAACAACTATCGTCGTAGACGGTTGGACGATCCGGCGAGCTGCCGAACGGTTTCAGTGCTCGCCCACCACCGCCAAGAAGTGGGCCGATCGGTACCGGGTCGGTGGCGAGAAGGCGATGGTCGACCGCTCCAGCCGCCCGCACCACAGCCCTGGACGTACCCCGAGCAAGACTGAACGGCGAATCATCAACCTGCGCTTCACACGCCGCTGGGGACCGCACCGCATCGCCTACCACCTGCACCTGCCCCGCAGCACCGTCGGCGCGGTCCTACGACGCTTCACGATGCCCTTGTTGCGGAATCTGGACCAGAACACCGGCCTGGCGGTCCGCCGACCGACACCGCGCCGATACGAGCACGACGCCCCGGGCGACCTGATCCACGTCGACATCAAAAAGCTGGGCAAGATTCCCCACGGCGGCGGACACCGCAAACTCGGACGCCAAGAAGGCAAGCGCAACAACAAACGACAGGGCCTGGGCTACGCATTCATCCACCACGCCGTCGACGACCACTCCCGGCTGGCCTACTCAGAGATCCTCGGCGACGAAAAGAAGGAGACCGCCTCAGCGTTTTGGATCCGCGCCAACGCCTACTTCAACCTTCACAACATCACCGTCAAACGAGTACTCACCGACAACGGATCCTGTTACCGCTCAACGCTATTCGCTCAAGCACTCGGCGAGACCATCAAGCACAAACGGACCCGCCCATACCGGCCGCAAACCAACGGTAAGGTTGAACGATTCAACCGAACACTCAACCAAGAATGGGCCTACGCCCACACCTACCTCTCCGACGAAGCCCGCGCCGCGACCTACCAACACTGGGTCCATGAATACAATCACCACAGACCACACACAGGCATCGACGGCAAATCACCCATCGACCGCATCACTGTGCACAACGTCCCCGGGAAGAACACCTAGGCCGAGTGGCGATCACTCCGCGTCGATCGTCACCAGGTCGGCTCCCACCTGCCAGTGCTTCCACAGGTTCTCCGCGAGTTCCCGGTAGGCCTCCGACCCCTTGTTCTTGCGACCCCCGAGCACACTGACCCCGGTCGCGGACGCCTCGGCAAAGCGCACCGTGCGCGGGATCGCGGGCGCCAGCACGGGGAGGTCGTACCGGTCGGAGACATCGGCGAGCACATCGCGACTGTGGGTGGTGCGGGCGTCGTACAGGGTCGGCAACGCGCCGAGCAGCGCCAGATCAGGGTTCGTGATCTGCTGGATCTCGGTGACCGTGCGCAGCAGCTGGCCGACACCCCGATGCGCAAGCGTCTCGCACTGCAGGGGCACGATCACCTCGTCTGCCGCGGTGAGTCCGTTCAAGGTGAGCACGCCAAGGGACGGCGGGCAGTCGATGATGATCACGTCGTAGTCAGCAGCCACCTTTGCCAGCACCCGTTTGAGCGCGTAC is a window from the Williamsia sp. DF01-3 genome containing:
- a CDS encoding ferritin-like fold-containing protein produces the protein MSSGSQTEPPVSDVATSVPFDHPGITELFGVLACGELAAFYRLTSEAAMAPGIRGRVAMASMAAAEMAHFEILQDELRARGVDVYDAIEKYEAVLERYHASTVPSSWQESLVKAYVGDGLAADFYLEIAGTLPPEAEAVVRKVMSETGHSDFAATAVRDAVAADPDLNSPLTLWGRRLLGEAITQTQYVLAGQEELTELLFSVQSDLNRIVTFFDSIQERHARRMADMGLG
- a CDS encoding DEAD/DEAH box helicase, yielding MDDVVEAEEHVIVAEDHVSPTFAELGVRQEIVNALAADGITNTFAIQELTLPLAMAGDDLIGQARTGMGKTLGFGVPLLQRVSQATAEAGEPGIRKLDGTPRALIIVPTRELCIQVTDDLEVAAKGLHVDTADGQNRPIRLLSIFGGRPFEHQISELKIGIDVVVGTPGRLLDLARQGHLILGKVQVLVLDEADEMLDLGFLPDIERIMSSLPDARQTMLFSATMPGPIVTLARTFLTKPTHIRAEHANDSAIHERTTQYVYRAHALDKAELVARILQAEGRGATMVFTRTKRTAQKVADDLAERGFAVGAVHGDLGQVAREKALTAFREGRINVLVATDVAARGIDIDDVTHVINYQCPDDEKTYVHRIGRTGRAGRTGIAVTLVDWDELHRWEMISKALDLAKDEPAETYSSSPHLRSDLNIPETANGRIGSGGAAREDRKEREPRSGGRSSGSGRRESGSRESTGRESGQREGGQRPSRQRRRTRGGTPGEGAGVSGEAPTTTESASTGSAASTAPSETSGPGTEGGSDRPRRRRRRRGGQTSGGAEGNGETVSNTSE
- a CDS encoding IS481 family transposase; protein product: MSHANALLAPKGRLKLATTIVVDGWTIRRAAERFQCSPTTAKKWADRYRVGGEKAMVDRSSRPHHSPGRTPSKTERRIINLRFTRRWGPHRIAYHLHLPRSTVGAVLRRFTMPLLRNLDQNTGLAVRRPTPRRYEHDAPGDLIHVDIKKLGKIPHGGGHRKLGRQEGKRNNKRQGLGYAFIHHAVDDHSRLAYSEILGDEKKETASAFWIRANAYFNLHNITVKRVLTDNGSCYRSTLFAQALGETIKHKRTRPYRPQTNGKVERFNRTLNQEWAYAHTYLSDEARAATYQHWVHEYNHHRPHTGIDGKSPIDRITVHNVPGKNT